One genomic segment of Marinitoga piezophila KA3 includes these proteins:
- a CDS encoding BMP family lipoprotein, which yields MKKAVLFLLVLAFVVSSFAFKVIMVTDVGGLGDKSFNDGAWAGVLRARDKYGIDVQVIQSKEQSDYVDNLSNAAKEADVVIAVGFMMSNALFDVAPQYPATKFIGIDIAPPEGGNVPKNIQLYLFKEQESAFFVGYLAAAMTKTGKVGFIGGIAIPPVERFRYGYVAGVKAYNDIYGENVEVIVGYTDSFTDAAKGKSMALAQFDQGADIIFAAAGACGNGVIDAAKEKSLKVYGLDANADLAKIVDAYYEKGEGYFAIGVDSDQDYMAPGYVLASALKRVDNASYYGVRDAYRNRFKGGLEVLGAQEDGVGLSPMKYTKGMVPSRILAEVEYLNYAIKTGMLVVPDNENDLNNFTTDIEFPF from the coding sequence ATGAAGAAAGCAGTTCTTTTCTTATTGGTATTGGCATTTGTAGTTTCTTCATTTGCATTTAAGGTTATTATGGTAACAGACGTTGGGGGATTAGGTGACAAGTCATTTAATGATGGTGCTTGGGCAGGAGTTTTAAGAGCAAGAGATAAATACGGAATTGATGTTCAGGTAATTCAGTCAAAGGAACAGAGTGACTATGTAGATAACCTTTCAAACGCTGCAAAAGAAGCAGATGTTGTTATTGCTGTAGGATTTATGATGAGTAATGCATTATTTGACGTTGCTCCACAATACCCAGCAACAAAGTTCATAGGTATTGATATTGCTCCACCAGAAGGAGGAAATGTTCCAAAGAACATTCAATTATACTTATTTAAAGAACAGGAATCAGCATTCTTTGTAGGTTACTTAGCAGCTGCTATGACAAAAACAGGAAAAGTAGGATTTATTGGTGGTATCGCTATTCCACCAGTTGAAAGATTTAGATATGGTTATGTAGCAGGTGTTAAAGCATACAACGATATTTATGGAGAAAATGTAGAAGTTATTGTTGGTTATACAGATTCATTTACAGATGCTGCAAAAGGTAAATCAATGGCATTAGCACAATTTGACCAGGGTGCAGATATCATCTTCGCAGCAGCAGGTGCTTGTGGAAATGGTGTTATTGATGCTGCAAAAGAAAAATCATTAAAAGTATACGGTTTAGATGCAAATGCTGATTTAGCAAAAATTGTTGATGCTTACTATGAAAAAGGCGAAGGATACTTTGCAATTGGTGTTGACTCAGACCAGGATTACATGGCACCAGGTTATGTTTTAGCAAGTGCTTTAAAGAGAGTTGACAATGCATCATATTATGGTGTAAGAGATGCATACAGAAACAGATTTAAAGGTGGATTAGAAGTATTAGGTGCACAGGAAGATGGTGTTGGATTATCACCAATGAAATACACAAAAGGTATGGTTCCTTCAAGAATCTTAGCAGAAGTTGAATACTTAAATTATGCAATTAAAACAGGTATGTTAGTAGTTCCTGATAATGAAAATGATTTAAACAACTTCACAACAGATATCGAATTTCCATTTTAA